A stretch of the Microtus ochrogaster isolate Prairie Vole_2 linkage group LG2, MicOch1.0, whole genome shotgun sequence genome encodes the following:
- the LOC101997000 gene encoding keratin-associated protein 10-3-like has protein sequence MAASTMSICSDACTNSSWQVDDCPESCCEPSCCAPSCCQTSCCQPSCCQSSCCAPSCCTLAPCLTLICTPVSCGSSPCCQSACSSCCTPSCCQQSSCQPACCTCSPCQQSCCVPVCCKPVCCTPICSGSSSCCQQSSCQPSCXXPCSSVSLICRPVCRPACCVPSSSCCASSCQPSCCKPCSSMSLLCRPACSSQACCGLSSGQKSSC, from the exons ATGGCCGCCTCCACCATGTCCATCTGCTCTGACGCTTGCACCAACTCCTCCTGGCAGGTAGATGACTGCCCAGAGAGCTGCTGTGAGCCTAGCTGCTGTGCCCCCAGCTGCTGCCAGACCAGCTGCTGCCAGCCTAGCTGCTGCCAGTCCAGCTGCTGTGCTCCCAGCTGCTGTACCCTAGCCCCCTGCCTGACCCTCATCTGCACCCCAGTGAGCTGTGGGTCCAGCCCCTGCTGCCAATCTGCCTGTAGCAGCTGCTGCACACCCTCATGCTGCCAGCAGTCTAGCTGCCAGCCAGCTTGTTGCACCTGCTCCCCTTGCCAACAGTCCTGCTGTGTGCCTGTATGCTGCAAGCCTGTCTGCTGCACACCCATCTGCTCAGgatcctcctcctgctgccagcAGTCTAGCTGCCAGCCCTCATGC NNNNNNCCCTGCTCCAGCGTGTCCCTGATCTGCCGCCCTGTGTGCAGACCCGCCTGCTGTgtgcccagctcctcctgctgtgcctcctcctgccagcccagctgctgcaaGCCCTGTTCCAGCATGTCCCTGCTCTGCCGCCCTGCCTGCTCCAGCCAGgcctgctgtggcctctcctcagGCCAGAAGTCCAGCTGCTGA